From the genome of Populus trichocarpa isolate Nisqually-1 chromosome 15, P.trichocarpa_v4.1, whole genome shotgun sequence, one region includes:
- the LOC7454715 gene encoding uncharacterized protein LOC7454715 isoform X1, whose translation MSNSMEQTLEGEDDNNNNNNRGSEQNPNQSQEWETMARLWLSAFSGVKAVSTMEVETWIDSNYSSLPSDLQSMPRSDLIDRLLSIQKYMRLPTQNQITETNQVDVPHARFQRTDQWLPVYSWLESLDKDEVVKSKDISDWLTENPEIREQLFSRHSRYHLMHYIKKCHVKILKRRERKKGVQLTGNPTSPKFQKNVEVKELAPVPMINPLNNIPKDSELYVAKRNEALQKYEILLELEKKLTPYFSKCQAVNN comes from the exons atgtcgAATTCAATGGAACAAACCCTAGAAGGAGAagacgacaacaacaacaacaacaacagaggAAGCGAACAAAACCCTAATCAATCACAAGAATGGGAAACAATGGCTCGACTTTGGCTGAGTGCCTTTTCTGGAGTGAAAGCAGTGAGTACGATGGAGGTGGAGACATGGATTGATTCTAATTACTCATCTTTACCTTCTGATTTACAATCAATGCCTCGCTCCGATCTCATTGATCGGTTGCTTtctattcaaaaatatatgagaCTTCCCACTCAGAATCAg ATAACCGAGACAAATCAGGTTGATGTTCCGCATGCTCGATTTCAACGTACAGATCAATGGCTGCCGGTTTATTCCTGGTTGGAGTCTTTGGATAAAGATGAGGTAGTCAAGTCCAAAGATATTTCTGACTGGCTGACTGAGAATCCAGAGATTAGAGAACAGTTGTTCTCTAGACATTCTCGATATCATTTGATGCACTACATTAAAAAGTGCCATGTAAAGATTCTGAAGAGGAGGGAAAGGAAGAAG GGCGTGCAGCTGACTGGCAATCCAACTTCTCCAAAATTTCAGAAGAATGTGGAGGTGAAAGAACTGGCACCTGTTCCAA TGATCAATCCTTTGAACAACATACCCAAGGATAGCGAATTGTATGTGGCAAAACGAAATGAGGCTCTTCAGAAATATGAGAT TTTGCTGGAGTTGGAAAAGAAGCTTACCCCCTACTTTTCAAAATGTCAGGCTGTAAACAACTGA
- the LOC7454715 gene encoding uncharacterized protein LOC7454715 isoform X2, with product MSNSMEQTLEGEDDNNNNNNRGSEQNPNQSQEWETMARLWLSAFSGVKAVSTMEVETWIDSNYSSLPSDLQSMPRSDLIDRLLSIQKYMRLPTQNQVPETNQVDVPHARFQRTDQWLPVYSWLESLDKDEVVKSKDISDWLTENPEIREQLFSRHSRYHLMHYIKKCHVKILKRRERKKGVQLTGNPTSPKFQKNVEVKELAPVPMINPLNNIPKDSELYVAKRNEALQKYEILLELEKKLTPYFSKCQAVNN from the exons atgtcgAATTCAATGGAACAAACCCTAGAAGGAGAagacgacaacaacaacaacaacaacagaggAAGCGAACAAAACCCTAATCAATCACAAGAATGGGAAACAATGGCTCGACTTTGGCTGAGTGCCTTTTCTGGAGTGAAAGCAGTGAGTACGATGGAGGTGGAGACATGGATTGATTCTAATTACTCATCTTTACCTTCTGATTTACAATCAATGCCTCGCTCCGATCTCATTGATCGGTTGCTTtctattcaaaaatatatgagaCTTCCCACTCAGAATCAggtacc CGAGACAAATCAGGTTGATGTTCCGCATGCTCGATTTCAACGTACAGATCAATGGCTGCCGGTTTATTCCTGGTTGGAGTCTTTGGATAAAGATGAGGTAGTCAAGTCCAAAGATATTTCTGACTGGCTGACTGAGAATCCAGAGATTAGAGAACAGTTGTTCTCTAGACATTCTCGATATCATTTGATGCACTACATTAAAAAGTGCCATGTAAAGATTCTGAAGAGGAGGGAAAGGAAGAAG GGCGTGCAGCTGACTGGCAATCCAACTTCTCCAAAATTTCAGAAGAATGTGGAGGTGAAAGAACTGGCACCTGTTCCAA TGATCAATCCTTTGAACAACATACCCAAGGATAGCGAATTGTATGTGGCAAAACGAAATGAGGCTCTTCAGAAATATGAGAT TTTGCTGGAGTTGGAAAAGAAGCTTACCCCCTACTTTTCAAAATGTCAGGCTGTAAACAACTGA
- the LOC7454716 gene encoding uncharacterized protein LOC7454716, which yields MSDTQRSIDQLEPLTSLNEAKPEVEEQVSEEEDSWSSDSEIADALDWLDTRNDDDSIDSSITLNSRRPNAHGGLHSRPNSSTLQPLSNRNQKFSHHIRASPLEEWEGRVKVGMSNSVTTAIRHSVREMAIGKTRNTEKADRATVEQAIDPRTRMVLFKMLNRGVFNDINGCISTGKEANVYHATKSDGQELAIKVYKTSVLVFKDRDRYVQGDYRFRHGYCKHNPRKMVKTWAEKEMRNLLRLKAAGIRCPTPVLLRLHVLVMEFIGKTGWAAPRLKDAALSLDKLREGYMEMIITMRSLYQKCKLVHGDLSEYNILYLEGRLYIIDVSQAVDLDHPHALDFLREDCLHVSDFFKKHGVAVMTIRELFDFIVDPTINDESIDSYLEEVQQKILTRDLTAEDEIADSVFVQSYIPKTLDDVKHAEEDVNRITSGNDTGDMYYKTITGLKEALSNSSAAQQERQQVDANPVEESSVIQDGHSNSPESESDSGTDSEEEGSGDSDGSGSSSETEKQDPVDKKAARKENKKKVKEEKREARKTKTPKAMKKRKKKMAKAKKTR from the exons ATGTCAGATACACAACGAAGTATCGATCAATTAGAACCTCTAACATCATTAAATGAAGCCAAGCCCGAAGTTGAAGAACAAGTATCCGAGGAGGAAGATTCTTGGTCATCAGACTCTGAAATTGCCGACGCGTTAGACTGGTTAGATACCAGAAACGACGACGATTCAATTGACAGCTCGATCACTCTCAATTCACGCCGTCCTAATGCTCACGGCGGCCTTCACTCGCGTCCTAATTCTTCAACTCTTCAACCTCTCTCTAATCGCAATCAGAAGTTCTCGCATCATATCCGCGCTTCTCCTTTAGag GAATGGGAAGGGAGAGTGAAAGTTGGAATGTCGAATTCAGTTACGACTGCCATTCGCCATAGTGTGAGAGAGATGGCTATTGGGAAAACTAGAAATACCGAGAAAGCCGATCGCGCTACTGTTGAGCAG GCTATCGATCCTAGAACGCGtatggttttatttaaaatgttgaATCGCGGTGTgtttaatgatatcaatggctGCATTTCAACAGGAAAAGAG GCAAATGTTTATCATGCAACAAAATCTGATGGTCAGGAACTAGCAATCAAAGTGTACAAAACTTCGGTCTTGGTTTTTAA AGATCGAGATCGGTATGTACAAGGTGACTACCGTTTCCGACATGGATATTGCAAGCACAATCCCAGAAAAATGGTAAAGACGTGGGCTGAAAAAGAAATGAGGAATCTTTTGAG GCTAAAAGCAGCAGGAATCAGGTGCCCAACACCCGTACTTTTGAGACTTCATGTTCTGGTCATGGAATTCATAG GAAAAACTGGTTGGGCCGCTCCTCGTCTAAAGGATGCTGCCTTATCTTTGGACAAGTTGCGTGAAGGTTATATGGAG ATGATTATTACCATGCGGAGTTTATATCAGAAGTGTAAGCTAGTGCATGGAGACCTCAGTGAGTACAACATCCTTTACTTGGAG GGTCGCTTGTATATAATTGATGTCTCTCAAGCAGTTGATCTTGACCACCCTCATGCCCTTGACTTTTTGCGTGAAGATTGTCTTCATGTTTCT GATTTCTTTAAGAAACATGGTGTAGCAGTCATGACTATCCGGGAGCTGTTTGACTTCATAGTGGATCCGACTATTAATGATGAATCCATTGACAGTTACTTGGAAGAG gttcaacaaaaaattttgaCAAGAGATTTGACTGCAGAGGATGAAATTGCTGACTCTGTATTTGTTCAG TCATATATTCCGAAGACATTAGATGATGTCAAGCATGCCGAGGAGGATGTAAACCGGATAACAAGTGGCAACGATACTGGAGACATGTACTATAAGACTATTACTGGACTAAAGGAGGCTCTCTCTAACTCTTCTGCAGCTCAACAAGAAAGGCAGCAAGTGGATGCAAACCCAGTAGAAGAGTCTTCAGTCATTCAGGATGGGCATTCAAACTCTCCTGAGAGTGAATCCGACTCTGGGACAGATTCAGAGGAAGAGGGCTCCGGTGATTCAGATGGGAGTGGTTCATCATCAGAAACCGAGAAACAGGATCCTGTTGATAAAAAAGCCGCGAGAAAAGAGAATAAGAAGAAGGTCAAGGAGGAGAAGAGGGAAGCTCGAAAGACTAAAACTCCCAAGgctatgaagaaaagaaaaaagaaaatggccaAAGCCAAAAAGACTAGGTAA